The genomic segment CTCTGCTTGTTCTCAATTCCCTGTTAATTTTCTTTACAAGGGGTGGATAGCAGTCTTGCTCAGAGACAGAGCCTTCCACACCTGTCCCTCCTTGTCTTGGCGGTGCCTTGCCCTGCGGCACAGatcaaagcccatctctgggctGGGTGGCCTGGGAGGATTCATCTTCCTCTGCTGCTGCTCTCTCCTGATTGCCCTCCCAGCTTCCTCCCACCTGGGCTCTGTGTGTGGCCTTCCTGGAGAAGAGCAAGTGCCAGTGACTCCCTGTCTGGGCAGAGGCGTGGGTGCTTGCCCTTTTTGCTGTGCTGGGCTGGCGGGGGCAGGCCTGGGAGCAGGGCGGGGGGTGGTGGCAGGGCTAGGCAGCAGGACTCCCCTGGGAGTGGCAGTTAGCGTCTACCTGCTGCCCTGTTAACTCACCATCTTGCTGCTGTTAGTCACCTTCCTAATGAAGCTGGTCTTTAGCTTCTGGGACAGCTGATTTCCAGGGGATTATTTGTGTTACACACTCTAATGCTTTTTAATagcaaatttttaattaaatggaaaGTCCTTTTGGAAGCGAGggagcagcagctgcagcaggaCTCAGCGTGGGGCACCGACTCCAGCCAGAAAAGCACAAGTGAGGAGGGAGGGTGGCAGGGCTCCGGGGGAGCTGACTTGAGTGTGTCTGAGTTAGttagggtgggagggaggcaggggtctGGCTGTACCTCCTTCCTTCTGTCACCTACAGGCCTAGAGAAGTGTGAGCTTGTTTGCCCAAGTACAGGAGAGAACCTTTGGAGGAGGAGGGATTTTAGAAGTACCACCTGCCTTTGATCCCATTGGTAAACCTCAGAAATACTGAGTTCGGGTGGAATTTGGGGTTGAATAACCAGATCAGATCCAATAAGGTCGGCAATATGAAGCGTAAACAATTGTCAGGCCCTGGTTCTAGCCCTGGCAGGCCCGAGTCCTCATTTGTCAAGTGAGGAAAACCACGGGGCTCTAGTGATGTCTGAGTGCCTGTGTTTCACGTTCTGCTGATCTTGCTTTGGTTGGGAGGGAGTGTAGGGACGTGCCTCAGCCCTGATGAAACACTCTGACGCTGGAGATGGAAGCTGTCGTTTCTGAGCTAGTTGGGGCCACCACTGAAGAGACATGGTGGTTTCTTTGTATCCAAGAACTTCCCTGGTTGGCTTGGTACTTCTGGAGCTGCTGAGGGTTGGAGTGATGGTCAAACCGAGGGAGCCCTTGGGAACAGGGATTCCTCATCAAGAGAGCGCAGGCGAAGGAAGGGACAGGAACAGCCGGACAGTCAGCCAAAGCACCGAGTCGGACAGTGTACTTCGAATGATGCTCAGAGGTTGGCATTGAACCCAGAGGTGGCTTTGTGGGCAGGAGCTTGAAGAGGAGACCTCAGAAAACACCAGGTTGGTTTTTGGCCTAAAAGCTCTggaggcagggagtgggaagggatttTTGCCCGCCAGCCTTTCCTTGTAGTTGGTAAGTTACCTTAGTCTGCTCCATGCAGTGGCCTCCTGGACCTGTCTTTGATGCTGTTGTAGGCCCATTCGTGAGCAGTTTCTCTCCCGGCTCCATTGCTTTGTTGCCTGAGTATATTGGCTCCTCCGTATTTCTCATAGGAAACAGTGGTATAGACCAgtctttggagtcagaaagaGCTGGGTTCACATCTGGGCCCACCACATCTTTGGCCTTGGGCAAGGTGCTGAATGTCCCTGAGCCTCCAGCCTCCCCCTCTGTAGAATGGCAGCAATACTGCCTGCAGGAAGGTCATGAGGGATAATGAACTCCTTGAAGGTAGGCGCTGTGTCCTTCCTGAATCCCACTGTCAAACACAGGGtccggcacacagtaggcacccaATAAATGCTTGTCACATAAGTAATGTACAGAAAGAGCCTGACACGAGGCCTGGCACATTGTAAGCGCTTAATGAAcggttattgttgttgttgtcagaACCTGTGTTTCCTCCTGTGCTCAACATCCACCACCCTCGCTCCCCGTGCCCTCCTGCTGGACTCTGCCTTTTCCACTAATTCTTCTGTTCCCGTTTACTCCAGGGTCCCGGGCTCTCCCATCTTGTCATTGTCTGTCTCCCTGTGGCCAGCGTCCCCAGGTGCTTCTTGCTCTGCGTTGCACCCTCATGCATCATATCCCAGGACCACCTTTTTTTTTAGGATCAGCCCCTCTGGGAAAAAGGTTCCTATTTTTCTCCATCTTGTCTTACTTCTTAGTCGCAAGCTTCTGTCTTTTGCCCACATCTGAGGTGGTCTGAGGTGGTCTGAGGTGGTGACCAGAGCACTGGACCCGGGCTCTGGTCGCCCCCGCTCCATGGCTGCATCACCTTGGACTGGGGGTGCTGGGCATGCTGCCCCTTCAGGGGAGAGCCTGTGGGGCTGACAggatggggcagggctggggtggccgaggaggagaggaggaggatttccgggttttctctctgttaatctCTGTCCCCATCTCCTCTCTTGCAGTACGCCTCCATGACAGTATTTCCGAAGAAGGGTTTCACTACCTCGTGTTTGACCTGTAAGTGCCCCTCTCTGAGGGTGGGGGGTTCTTTCCCTCCAGCTGGCCCAAGAGTTTACTGGATCTTCAGCTTCTGCCGAGGGTCCCTCTCCTTTGCCCCAGGGGAGGGGTTTGATTTTGAACTTCCTCTGGTCTCGGGCAGGTGGCCGAGTGTCCCATGGCTCCCTCAGTATCTCCCCAGGGCTCTGACCCCCGGGGTGGCGCTAATCGTGCATTTCTATTCAGCAGCATACCTTGTGCGGATGCTCCTTTCTTGTTTCTTGGTGTGTTGTCCTTAGTGCGTGACCTTAAAAATGCTGGGAAATAGTAGGTACCTTTTATTTGTCATAAGTTGGACTCCCATTGGTTGTGGTTTAATATCTTAAAAGTGGCTCTTTACCTCCTGGAAATGGCTCTCTGGTATTTTCAGGGTTGGACCTCTGTGTCCTTGGTCTCATGATTCTTCAACTTCAAGTAGAAAATCTGTCCTCCTTGGGCAGCTGTATCTTAATATTTATATTGGTCTCAAGTAAAGCTATGGACTGTTTGAGTGGATCCATTGTTTTCTCTTAGATGCCTGTATGTTCATCTTTACCAGAGTATTAGCTAATCTATAGGTTATAGAAACAAAtgtgcaggagggagggagggcgggcccGCGCTATCCCAGGGAGAAGCCCCGTGTCATTGAAGGATTGCGTGTGCTCTGGGCTCTCAGATGAAATGCACGTAGAGTTGACTCTTCTGTAAAAGTTGTCCTACAGTGTGTGACCTGTTACCTGTTAAATGCTGGGGTTGGCCAACTGACCTGCCTCCTCTGACTCCCTCTGTCTGTTGGTTGCAGGGTTACCGGTGGGGAGCTGTTCGAAGACATTGTGGCCAGAGAGTACTACAGTGAAGCTGATGCCAGGTGAGATGAGGGCCCTGTGTAAGTGTGCGTCTTGACTACTTCAGGGGGCCAGGAATTCTGCCTGGTTGAATAGTTTTTGGGGAAGATCAGAAGAGCTCTCATCTGGACAGAATTCTCTAGAGCTACATCCTGTGGGCGATATCAGGAGTTAAAAATTCAACACTCCCAGATCAGTTTTTCTGCAAAGCTCTTACAGATCTCCTTTACCCTGTCACACCAGAAATACCTTTTCCTTGCACCACTGTGTACTCACAGGCATACCCAGGTCCCGCCCTATCCCAGCTTTTCTTTGACAAATCCTACTGCGTACAAGGTGTGATCCAGAGATGGAGAAAACATGGTTTGTGTGCCGAGCGAGTATAAACGTCATGATCCAACCAGGAAACTTTTTGGGAGATTTCAGCCTGTGTCACCTTGTCTCTTGACCATCATGACCAGCCCCCATGGGGCGCCCCTCAGGCTGGAGAACCATTCCCTGGCCacacccctcagcccccagccctcagccctccaggaagccctggcAGCTCCTCCGTGTGACACAGCAGAATTCCTCCCGCACCACAGCTCTTGGGCGCTTGTTTGGCCTGCCTTTCCTGCCTCGGCTCCTCCCCCGGCCCCGGGTTTTCTCTGAGGGTAATGTCCTTACACCCTGATTTTGATCGTCCTGCCTACAGATTCTCAGGCATATGTGGCAGCACTGGCTGCCTCTCCTCTGGGCGGGGGGAGCACCGCTTCCTCACAGATTTCTCAACCTTGAGAGGCCAGTGTTTGCTGATCAACTTCAGATGCTTCAGCCTCAGGATAAATTCTCAAGTGGGAGATGAATTCCAGTGCCAGCAGGGGAGGACCAGGCTCTGGGGCGGGAGGAGGCGGTGATAGCTCAGGGAGCCtggcggggaggagggagagctggGGCGGGTGACTGTACCAGTGGGCTTGGCCTGGCTCTGCTGGGACAGTTCGCACTTTTGCCATTTTTGGCCAGAAGGCTCTCCCTGCTAGCTTGGCTCTGTTCTAATTATACATTTCTGTGGAGACTCGCCTCTTCAGCTCAGTCTTAAAGTCTCTTTAGCCTACTCTTGGACTGTGTCCTTTAGGGAggcctgagcctcagtctccaagAGCCCAGCAAGACCCCTTGGCTCTGATGGAAGCCCCAGCAGCAGATTTTAGAGGAAGGAATAATAGGTCCAGGTCACCAGCCTAGCACCCACTCCACACACTTGACAGTACCTGCTCCATTCTCTAGGCCCggcttcctcagcctcagcaTTGCTGGCATGTGGGGCCGGATAACCTTTTGTTGTGAGGGCCCCTCCTGTGCATTGTAGGTTTagaagcatccctggcctctacctgctAGATGCCAGAGGCACCTTCCccctcagttgtgacaaccagcGATGTCTCCAGGCactgccagatgtcccctgggggccACAATCATCCCTCAGTTTTCATCAGTGCTCTAGACTACCAGCACACCCCGCCAGGAGTCTGACTGCAGGTGTGGCAGGATGGTTTGGAAGGTGGACAGCCTGATTCAAGAATCAGCAGCTGAATGTGACTCTAGGTTAGTTTGTCGTCTTCTTTGCAGAATCATTGTCAGAAATGCTCCTCAGGTGCCTGTTTGGAACCCTCTTAAATATACTGTTTCCTGATGGTACCTGTGTACTCGATGATAAACAGGGCAGGCAGGGTCGTCTTTACAGCTTGTGTGGTGCCAAGCACAGTGCCTATAGGTGCTCTATACATGTGTAAATAAGTGAATGAGTGTACACACCCCCAAAACAACTTAGACTTAGTTGAACTGTTCTTCCTAGGTTGCCACCACAAGCATCTTCTCCAAGAACAGACTTACTgtgggggaaagagaaagaaggaaggggttGGATGCCTCTCTTTCTCAGGAGTCTGGGGTATCCCGCAGTTTCTTGGAAACAAACTGGTTATGTTGGGCCTTCACAGTCCAAAGAGGCATAGTGGACCCTCTTCTAGTTTGTCCTTTGCTATTATCTAGTGGGAGACCCTGGACATACCACTCAATCTgcttgggtctcagtttcctcttctgtaaaataagtTGAACAGATGATGTCCAAAGTCCAGGGTTCTAGCTTGGTCATTCAGTGATTCTCTGTAAATCTGTGACCCAGAGTTAAGTGCTTTAGTCCACGGCATGTGGTCATAGATGATTGAACCCTGCAGtgatctttcttctccttctgcttTTGCAGCCACTGTATACATCAGATTCTGGAGAGTGTTAACCACATCCACCAGCATGACATCGTCCACCGGGACCTGAAGGTACTACCCAGATGCCCCTTTGCCTCTCGCTTGTGAAGCATTGGCGCCACCTGGTGCCTGGTGATAGTACTGCGAGGGCCCAAACGAGGCTCCCTCTGGGCAGCGGGGTGGGTGCCTCACAAGGTTGTCTCTTTTCCTTATACAGCCTGAGAACCTGCTGCTGGCGAGTAAATGCAAGGGTGCCGCCGTCAAGCTGGCTGACTTTGGCCTAGCCATCGAAGTACAGGGAGAGCAGCAGGCTTGGTTTGGTAAGAGTGACCCTGTCTTCCTGGAATGCGGCCCCcgcccttcctcctcttcctgatCTGCCTTCCTCTTTCAGAACTACAAGCCAGACCCTTAATGGTCCTGGCCTCCTCCGAAACTGGCGGAGGGGAGGGTGCAGAGCCCCCCCACTGGCCCTCCGTGACTCAGTACAGTGAGTCTCGCTGCTGTCAGCACTGCGTTCTTACTGCCTCTGGGGAGGAGGAGTTCCTGGTAGACACACAGACTTGCCCTCTGATTTAGATTCCAGGCACTCCAAGAAGCCCAGCCTGTCATCTCTTGCTGCCCGTGTGCTGAGAGCTTATGTTGCAAAAGCGACAGGAGTGAGGAGGGACTTGGGGGAAGTTGCTGCTGTGGATTTAATGAGAGAGAAAGTGGGTTCAGTGTGCCTCCGCTCTCTCTTCTGCTACAGGTTTTGCTGGCACCCCAGGTTACTTGTCCCCTGAGGTCTTGAGGAAAGATCCCTATGGAAAACCTGTGGATATCTGGGCCTGCGGTAAGCCCATTCCACACGCTCAGCTCTTTGACTTCCAGCGATGGCAAGAAAGAGGCATTGCTAGTCCTTGCGGGTCCCACAGGTGTCTGGTGTATGTGAAATCACGGTGTTTGCTCTAGGGCCTCTGGGATGGCTGTTCCATCACACTCTCCTCCCCCAACCACATACTTCCTAGGTGATGTTGCATCCTTCTTGAAGAAGGATTTGCCCATGCCTTGGAGGGTGGGTTGTGCATAAAGAAATCCCTGACGTGGCTTAGTGACACGGGGAGTGAAGCAGAGCAGGAGGGGCTGGTAGCACAGCATTATTGGCTGGCACCCACTTCTACCCCTGGTGTGGCCCTTGACTTTCTGAGTGGCTCTGAGCCCTGTGTGGCCTTTCTTGGTTCCACAGCAAAGCAGGTGACTGATTACAGTGACCTGTGTCCTGTCTTGTAGGGGTCATCCTGTATATCCTCCTGGTTGGCTACCCTCCCTTCTGGGATGAGGATCAGCACAAGCTGTATCAGCAGATCAAGGCTGGAGCCTATGATGTAAGGACTGGTTTGCTTCTGCCCCTCAGGCTCTGTCCAAGGGAAGGGACATGTTTAGTGTGTTACAAGTATGCGGAATGTCAGGGGACTCTGGGGACCCAGGGATGGGCATATAGGTCTCAATTCTTGCCACCACCTGTCCCAAGAAGCAGCTTTTTTGCACAGCCATATTTGGAGCTGTAAAATCACAGAGTCCAGTGAAGCCTTTTGGTCTGTTATTTGCGAAGAATGGCGTGGCCGTGTGGTGTGCTGCATAGCATGGGGACGAGAAGTCCCGCAGCTCCCTCCACTACAGTGGGGCCTTGGGCACAGCGTTGAGCCACTGTTTCACCCCAGGAGAGAGATGGAGTTGAATCAGAAGATGTCGGAGTCCCCTCCCAGTCAGAGTCCCCTCCTAGTAGGAGTCCCCTGATCTGATGTTCTGGCATTTTAACCGTgattgttctgtttttctttcccagTCTTTAAGTTGACACAGAATATCCAGGGGCTTCCTCACTCCCTGCTGGAGAGCTTTAGGTAGCACAGGTATCCCAATTATAGGAGATGGGATGAAGACAGCCTACCTTTCAGGGTGTGAGTTTCACAAACTTCACATCCTTTCTTCCCCTGTTCCCACTCCTTAGTTCCCATCACCAGAGTGGGACACGGTGACGCCTGAAGCCAAGAACTTGATCAACCAGATGCTGACCATAAACCCCGCAAAGCGTATCACAGCTGACCAGGCTCTGAAGCACCCATGGGTCTGCGTAAGTGTCTTGCCCGCGATCAAGGATATCAGGGATGTCAGCTCTCGATATACCCGTAGCACCCTCCTTACCCTCTTCTTATGAGTGGAGAATAATCATTTTGGGCCCTGAGCCAGGACCTAGCAGAGAGGGAAGGGGTCTGGATGGGGCCCAGGGGCAGCAAACTTCACCAGGAAGGAGTTGGGGAGGCAAATGGAGCTAACAGACCTCTCCCTATTATTGCTCCCTCCCTCACTTGTCAGGTGTGACGTAGTTTGGATCTTGAATGAGGGCTTGGGTTGACCCTTGCAGACTCAAGCTGATGATAGAAAGCAGCTGGCAGAACCCACAGTGAATTGTCAGGCTTAGGACATATTCAGACTTCAGCTCTACTGGGAATGTGACCAACACCCAACAAATGAACAAAAGGGGCCTCTGAGCAGGGGAAAAGAGCCCCCTGAAGTTCAGCCATAAAGCTCCCCCTAGAAGAGCCCCTTAGGCTGTCAATAGGGGTCGACATACTCTGTTTTCATGTGCAGTTCTAACAGCTGAAATACCTTTTTTCAGATAAGATGGTCTGTTACAGTTAGGCCTCCTGACAACCATgatgcatttgtttatttgttctttctcatgTTTACTGATTGCCTCTTTGGTGCCAGTCCCTGTGTGGGTGCAGGAGATACAAAGGTGAATGAGGCACAGGCCCTTCCCTCAGAGATCTCAGAGTATCTGGGGAGACAGGCACTGAAACAGGCAGCCATTCTGCAATGTGACAAGTACGTAAAAGGACCTAATGAGTGTGTAGTATCTCTTGCTGTCTCCTGTGGGCAGTGGGATTACAGAAGGCTgcatggaggaggtgagctctGCCCTGGTTCTTGGCAGATGACTGGGAGGGAGTTCCCCAGGGTGATAGCCTGCAGACAGAGGCTAGCATGGGCCAGCATTAAGTAGTTTGGTTGTAGATGAAGATAGGACTACAGGAATACAAGAGAATGAAGCCCAAATGATTCCATTATATGCAAGTTTCTGcataaggagtttggattttattctgaaagCATAGGAAaccatttaagaattttaaagagagaatgaaatatgcaattaagaaaaatcactttgaaaGCTGTGTAGAGAATGAAATTGAAGAGGAAAGAGGTAGGGGCAGAAAGCTCAGGAAGGGTCATGACTGAGTAATTCCAGGTGAGGTCTCAGTAAGGGTACTGATAGGAGAGTGGGCGGTGTGGCAGGGAGTGGGCAAATTTGAGAGAGATTTAGGAGATAGGTTAAAAAGGGTTTAGTGACCTGCTGGACTTGGGGagtgaaggagagggagggatctACGGAGTTTTGAGTTGGTAGCTGGGTGGAGGGTTGTACCATTCACTGACCCAGAGGGGGAGCCAGATGGTGAGAAAAGATTTTAGTTTCAGACACGTTAAGTGTGATATCTGAGGACCTCCTGCTGGAGACAGCCAGTGGGTAGTTCGAAATATGGAAAAGAGGTTTAGAACTGGAAATAGGTTGTAGTCATTTCTGTGTAGGTGGTGTTGCGGCTGTAGAAATGAGGTTGTTTCTGTGCTGATCGAGTTCTTACTGGGGGCTGCTGTGAGAGAAGAGGTGGCCACCAGCACTTAGTAGCAGAGGAGCAGCAGAGGGGACTGAGATTCAGAACTTCCATGGTAGAAGCAGGATCAGGAGATCCTAAGAAACAGGAGGTCTCAGTAAGGGAGCACCAGTAATCAGATGCTTCAGAGAGTCCGTGATAACGATGGGTAAGAGCCCAATGGCTCTGACCAGTTAGAAgccattgttttcttatttcactgaTAGAGGGAGTGGAAGGAGAGAGACCAAAGCCTGGTTTCACTGAGGTGAGGAATGAATGGAGGTGAAGGGAGAAAGACATGGCACTCCTTAGAGAAGATGGATGAGACAGATGAGtaaattttgttgaagattttgtTTACAGAGGGGCTTGACTGTAATGTATAGACAACAGAGAAGAATATAGTCCAGGAGTTAAAAATATTGGCTAATTGAGGAGCCAGTGTTTGAGTAGCAAAAAGAGAGAGGGGCTTCCGAGCCCAGGTCAGAAGGTCAGCACATGAGAGATGCTGCTTCTGAGACCGTCAGGTTGCGGTAGTGGTGGGGGTGAAAATCAGCTTGTGGGGGTGAAAATCAGCTTGTGGGGCTGAAGTTGAAGGAATCTTGCTTGAGAATCTGTTACTTCTCTTTGTGGAGAAGTTTATACTTTGGAGGGGGAGGTGAAATACAAGAGTTGGGAAAGGCAGACAAGATTGGGAGAGTTGCTTTGAAAACGAAGAAAGGAAATGGCTAGGAAAGAGGGGCAGGGTTGCAGGGTGGCCCTGTGGGGCGTGGGCGCCAGGCTGCATGTGGTAGGATTTCTTTTTCTAGCAGTCTGGCTGGCGGGCAACAGCAGAGTGAGGGGGTGAACAGCTTAAAATGGGGTCTCAAGAATTGGGGACATTTGATGTTCTGGGGGTCATTTTTGTGGGCCCCACCCTCCAGTGTCCTGTGTatctcagcagcccctgaggaAATCTCTGTATTATATTATGTCGTAACTGATGCTTGAATTGCTGACCctgagtcattagggaaatgtgtaTCATGTCCGGTGGACTCTGTTTAAGGAGGAGGGAAGTTAGCAGTAATACACTGAAGAAAATTCCCATCCAAAGTGATGAAAGGAATTGATGCTTCAAGGCAAGGATCCTTAGCTTCTCAGATCACAGCTTCATGTAGGACCTTGTTGTAGGGGGTTGGTGAGAGGAGCTCTTAGAAGGAATGAAAGTTCGCTGTAGGTAGAGCAGGAACCCTGCCTGTTCTCTTACTGCTCAGAATCTGGAACGCAGTTGGTGCTCACTAAACAGTTGTTGGAGGGGTAACTGCGTGAGGATCACAGCGCACAGGATGCTCTCCCTTCCTATAGCCTCCGTCTCCCCAGGAAGATTAGCATGCTCTCTCAGGCACCCTGATTGAGTATCAATTACCAGTGGTGTTTTCATGTTCAGATTATTGTCATTACATAACTTGGAGTTTGGGGTAGTGCTTTTATTGTATAAGTGTTTTCACATCTATGACTTCATTTTATCTTGGAGCAGCTGTGGCTTGGCTGAGCATGTGGCCACTGTGCTGGGGCGATAGTGAGGGGCAGAGGGTCCGGCAGGGGGCTCACAGTCCTGTCTCTTTGACTTCCAGCAACGATCCACGGTGGCGTCTATGATGCATCGTCAAGAGACTGTGGAGTGCTTGCGCAAGTTCAATGCCCGGAGGAAACTGAAGGTGAGTCTGGCCTTCCCATCTTGGCTGCCAGGGTCCTGAAATACTGTTTGACAGTGTGGCCTCTGCCCCATCACAGAAGGAAGCCTCCTCTGGACACTGAGGTTGGGGGCCCCAGAGCCCTGGTGTCTTCGGGCTGTAGCCAGCAGCTGCCTTCTGTCTGAGAACACTGCTTTTCTGGAGCCTGGTGGGATTCATGGGACTCTCTTCTTTTCCCAGGGTGCCATCCTCACGACCATGCTTGTCTCCAGGAACTTTTCAGGTATGTTTTCAGCTGTGCACTTTAATTCTACGAGGTGAGTGGGTCAGAACAAGCTGTTGCCGTACCACACCATCCTGGTGCCGGGTGTCTCGGGCAACACCTTGACCAAGATGATAAGGATCCTGTTTGGAGAGGCTGCTGCAGCTGAGTCTTGTAACATGAAATTCTGGAGGGCTTTACTTGGGCTTGTGTTTGTGAACTCTGTTCCTTAGACCCTCCTAAGGAGTAGCCTGCCCCGCCTCCCATTTACCTTGTCCACGGGATTCTTACTTAGTTCTCTGAAGACTCTCAGCACTTGAGATTTTAGCCAGTCTCTAGGGCACAGGAGGATGTgctggggaagagaaagagatgtAGTGAACCTTCCAAGTCATCACCATTAATTTGCTGCCTGGGACGGTCTCTAATTTGTTGTGTCCAAGTAGAGGTGACTAATAGAAATTATTCCAGATATTTAAACCCTTACAGCAACTGTGCTTAAAATATTCTCTGTGATACCAGCTGTAACAGTGAAGAAATAGAGACCAGGAGGATGGAGGAAAGGAACTTGCTTAAATTTGCATGAGGAATTGGGAGAGCTGGGACCCAATAATGTGTAAATCACACTTGACATTTCTTTTTAAGATGCAAGACACTCCACGTCCCCCCCTAACCCCCACCCTTGTCATTGTTTGCCCTCAACTGGGAAGCACAGTGGCTTTTCTGTGGTGAAAAGATTAATGACAGGACTTAACTGAAGACAGAAAGGTCTCTTGCTGGCTTTCCTTTTCCCGTGGTCTTCCTTCCCCCTATTCCCCAGCGCCACTGTTTTGAAGACCCCCTCTCTCATTCTCATAACCAGACCCCCTCCCTTGCTTTCCTTCTGCATTGCCATGGAGTGGGGGTTGTGTGGGGGCTCAGGTGGGTAGCTCCTCTGGGCAGAGGTTGCTCCCTTGAGTTGAGTTCCCAGGCTCGGCTGTGCTGGTTCCCGGTAACCTACAGCCCTGGCTCTGGGGATGCTGATGGGCAGGAAGACCTGGGGCTTCATGAGCTCTAGCGGAGTGAGAGCCACTGGGCCCTGGAGGGTCAGGACTGGAGAGTGTGCTGGGAGGGTGACCCCCCCAGGCCTATCCCCTATGACCCTTGCTGGGGCTCGATCTTGTGTCGTGGGTACCCACGAGGGGATGGCTGTGGGTTCTGGCTCCACCTCAGAAATGGGAACAGGAGGGCACAGCTGGCCGCCTCCAGCAGAGATGGAGATGTAGTCCCACATCATGCTTCTGGTCCTCTTGTTACTTGCAGCTTCTAGTTTCTGGGTTTAAGAAACCTTTCTAGAGGATGGCCAAGGGCAGTTCTGTGCTGACCCTAGACTGGTGACCTGTTCTGTCTCCGGGTGGAAGAGATGCGAAAACAGGCTGCTAGGAAATCAATAGCATGTGCCCCGTCTTGTGGCTTTGGGCCTGCGCATCAGCCTCTTAAGGTGTCCTGGTTTCAAGAACTCAGTCTCTCTCTTAGGACAAA from the Vicugna pacos chromosome 11, VicPac4, whole genome shotgun sequence genome contains:
- the CAMK2G gene encoding calcium/calmodulin-dependent protein kinase type II subunit gamma isoform X14 — translated: MATTATCTRFTDDYQLFEELGKGAFSVVRRCVKKTSTQEYAAKIINTKKLSARDHQKLEREARICRLLKHPNIVRLHDSISEEGFHYLVFDLVTGGELFEDIVAREYYSEADASHCIHQILESVNHIHQHDIVHRDLKPENLLLASKCKGAAVKLADFGLAIEVQGEQQAWFGFAGTPGYLSPEVLRKDPYGKPVDIWACGVILYILLVGYPPFWDEDQHKLYQQIKAGAYDFPSPEWDTVTPEAKNLINQMLTINPAKRITADQALKHPWVCQRSTVASMMHRQETVECLRKFNARRKLKGAILTTMLVSRNFSVGRQSSAPASPAASAAGLAGQAAKSLLNKKSDGGVKPQSNNKNSLLSPAQEPAPLQTAMEPQTTVVHNATDGIKGSTESCNTTTEDEDLKVRKQEIVKITEQLIEAINNGDFEAYTKICDPGLTSFEPEALGNLVEGMDFHKFYFENREWSYPRTASLSTPPS